The following proteins are co-located in the Numida meleagris isolate 19003 breed g44 Domestic line chromosome 8, NumMel1.0, whole genome shotgun sequence genome:
- the GJB1 gene encoding gap junction beta-1 protein, producing MNWAGLYAVLSGVNRHSTAIGRIWLSVIFIFRIMVLVVAAESVWGDEKSAFTCNTQQPGCNSVCYDHFFPISHIRLWALQLILVTTPALLVAMHVAYQQHQEKKLLLMTGHADAKHLEEVKKHKMRIAGSLWWTYVCSVVFRLLFEAVFMYLFYMIYPGYQMVRLVKCEAYPCPNTVDCFVSRPTEKTIFTVFMLVTSSVCIVLNMAELVYLVVRACARRGRHNSNPSSGKGSFYGHKLSSEYKQNEINQLLTEQDGSLKDMLRRNPGLQEKGDRCSAC from the coding sequence ATGAACTGGGCCGGCCTCTACGCGGTGCTGAGCGGGGTGAACCGCCACTCCACCGCCATCGGGCGCATCTGGCTCTCCGTCATCTTCATCTTCAGGATCATGGTGCTGGTGGTGGCGGCCGAGAGCGTCTGGGGGGACGAGAAGTCCGCCTTCACCTGCAACACGCAGCAGCCCGGCTGCAACAGCGTCTGCTACGACCACTTCTTCCCCATCTCGCACATCCGCCTGTGGGCCCTGCAGCTCATCCTGGTCACCACGCCGGCCCTGCTCGTGGCCATGCACGTGGCctaccagcagcaccaggagaagaagctgctgctgaTGACGGGCCACGCGGATGCCAAGCACCTGGAGGAGGTGAAGAAGCACAAGATGCGCATTGCGGGATCGCTGTGGTGGACGTACGTCTGCAGCGTGGTCTTCAGGCTGCTCTTTGAGGCCGTCTTCATGTACCTCTTCTACATGATCTACCCCGGCTACCAGATGGTGCGGCTGGTCAAGTGCGAGGCCTACCCCTGCCCCAACACCGTCGATTGCTTCGTCTCGCGGCCCACCGAGAAGACCATCTTCACCGTCTTCATGTTGGTCACCTCCAGCGTCTGCATCGTGCTCAACATGGCCGAGCTGGTCTACCTGGTGGTGCGGGCCTGCGCGCGTCGCGGCCGCCACAACTCCAACCCCTCCTCGGGGAAGGGCTCCTTCTACGGGCACAAGCTCTCCTCCGAGTACAAGCAGAATGAGATCAACCAGCTGCTGACCGAGCAGGACGGATCCCTCAAGGACATGCTGCGCCGCAACCCCGGCCTGCAGGAGAAGGGCGACCGCTGCTCCGCCTGCTGA
- the NLGN3 gene encoding neuroligin-3 isoform X1, with translation MWLILWRSPLLPPVLQVPELVAGWDLRLTLWVLSFASAVVRMEGQVYSPTVNTHYGKLRGVRVPLPSEILGPVDQYLGVPYAAPPVGEKRFMPPEPPPSWSGIRNATHFSPVCPQNIHNAVPEIMLPIWFTSNLDIVATYIQDPNEDCLYLNIYIPTEDVKRISKECTRKPNKKICRKGGASAKKQGEDLADNDGDEDEDIRDSGAKPVMVYIHGGSYMEGTGNMIDGSVLASYGNVIVITLNYRVGVLGFLSTGDQAAKGNYGLLDQIQALRWVSENIAFFGGDPLRITVFGSGIGASCVSLLTLSHHSEGLFQRAIIQSGSALSSWAVNYQPVKYTSMLADKVGCNVLDTVDMVDCLRQKSAKELVEQDIQPARYHVAFGPVIDGDVIPDDPEILMEQGEFLNYDIMLGVNQGEGLKFVEGVVDPEDGVSGSDFDYSVSNFVDNLYGYPEGKDTLRETIKFMYTDWADRDNPETRRKTLVALFTDHQWVEPSVVTADLHARYGSPTYFYAFYHHCQSLMKPAWSDAAHGDEVPYVFGIPMIGPTDLFPCNFSKNDVMLSAVVMTYWTNFAKTGDPNKPVPQDTKFIHTKANRFEEVAWSKYNPRDQLYLHIGLKPRVRDHYRATKVAFWKHLVPHLYNLHDMFHYTSTTTKVPPPDTTQNSHITRRPNGKIWTTKRPAISPAYNSENGKEKWSPEQEAGTLLESPRDYSTELSVTIAVGASLLFLNVLAFAALYYRKDKRRQDTHRQPSPQRGAANDIAHAPDEEMPSLQAGQAHHECEAVPPHDTLRLAALPDYTLTLRRSPDDIPLMTPNTITMIPNSLVGLQTLHPYNTFAAGFNSTGLPHSHSTTRV, from the exons ATGTGGCTGATACTCTGGAGAAGCCCTCTCTTGCCCCCTGTTCTCCAAGTGCCTGAGCTGGTGGCCGGCTGGGACCTGCGTCTCACCCTCTGGGTCCTGAGCTTCGCCTCGGCGGTCGTGCGCATGGAGGGCCAGGTCTACTCTCCCACTGTCAACACTCACTATGGGAAGCTACGGGGGGTGCGTGTGCCACTACCCAGTGAGATTTTGGGACCCGTGGATCAGTACCTGGGGGTGCCTTACGCCGCTCCCCCGGTTGGGGAGAAGCGGTTCATGCCTCCAGAGCCACCTCCCTCCTGGTCAGGCATCAGGAATGCTACCCACTTCTCACCGGTCTGCCCCCAGAACATCCACAACGCTGTCCCTGAGATAATGCTGCCCATCTGGTTTACCTCCAACTTGGATATCGTGGCCACCTACATCCAGGACCCCAATGAGGACTGTCTGTACCTCAACATCTACATCCCCACGGAGGATG TAAAACGGATTTCCAAGGAATGCACCCGAAAGCCCAACAAGAAAATATGTAGGAAAGGAG GAGCCAGCGCTAAGAAACAGGGAGAGGACTTAGCGGATAATGACGGGGATGAAGACGAAG ACATCCGGGACAGCGGGGCCAAGCCGGTGATGGTGTACATCCATGGTGGCTCCTACATGGAGGGCACGGGGAACATGATTGATGGCAGTGTCCTGGCCAGCTACGGGAACGTGATTGTCATCACTCTCAACTACCGCGTTGGAGTGCTCG GGTTCCTGAGCACAGGGGACCAGGCTGCCAAGGGTAACTATGGGCTGCTGGACCAGATCCAGGCGCTACGCTGGGTCAGCGAGAACATCGCCTTCTTCGGCGGCGATCCTTTGCGCATCACCGTCTTTGGTTCCGGCATCGGCGCCTCCTGCGTCAGCCTGCTCACCCTCTCCCACCACTCGGAAG GTCTCTTCCAGAGAGCCATCATCCAGAGCGGCTCCGCGCTCTCCAGCTGGGCGGTGAACTACCAGCCCGTCAAGTACACCAGCATGCTGGCGGACAAGGTGGGCTGCAACGTGCTGGACACGGTGGACATGGTGGACTGCCTGCGGCAGAAGAGTGCCAAGGAGCTGGTGGAACAAGACATCCAGCCGGCCCGCTACCACGTGGCCTTTGGGCCGGTCATCGACGGGGATGTGATCCCGGATGACCCAGAGATCCTGATGGAGCAGGGCGAGTTCCTCAATTACGACATCATGCTGGGTGTCAACCAAGGCGAGGGGCTGAAGTTCGTGGAGGGCGTGGTGGACCCCGAGGATGGCGTTTCGGGCAGCGACTTTGACTACTCGGTCTCCAACTTTGTAGACAATCTGTACGGTTACCCCGAGGGCAAGGACACCCTGCGAGAAACCATCAAGTTCATGTACACGGACTGGGCGGACAGGGACAACCCCGAGACGCGCCGCAAGACCCTGGTGGCCCTCTTCACCGACCACCAGTGGGTAGAGCCGTCGGTGGTGACAGCTGACCTGCACGCCCGCTACGGCTCCCCCACCTACTTCTACGCCTTCTACCACCACTGCCAGAGCCTGATGAAGCCCGCGTGGTCCGACGCGGCCCACGGGGATGAGGTGCCTTACGTGTTCGGGATCCCCATGATCGGCCCCACAGACCTCTTTCCCTGCAACTTCTCCAAGAACGACGTCATGCTCAGCGCCGTGGTGATGACCTACTGGACCAACTTTGCCAAGACAGG GGACCCCAACAAGCCCGTCCCCCAGGACACCAAGTTCATCCACACCAAGGCCAACAGGTTTGAGGAGGTGGCCTGGTCCAAGTACAACCCCCGCGACCAGCTGTACCTGCACATCGGGCTGAAGCCGCGGGTGCGCGACCACTACCGAGCCACCAAGGTGGCTTTCTGGAAGCACCTGGTCCCCCACCTGTACAACCTGCACGACATGTTCCACTacacctccaccaccaccaaagTGCCGCCGCCCGACACCACGCAGAACTCCCACATCACCCGCCGGCCCAACGGCAAGATCTGGACCACCAAGCGCCCCGCCATCTCACCCGCCTACAACAGCGAGAACGGGAAGGAGAAGTGGAGCCCGGAGCAGGAGGCGGGCACCCTGCTCGAGAGCCCCCGCGACTACTCCACCGAGCTGAGCGTCACCATCGCCGTGGGCGCCTCGCTCCTCTTCCTCAACGTCTTGGCCTTCGCCGCCCTCTACTACCGCAAGGACAAGCGGCGGCAGGACACGCACCGGCAGCCCAGCCCTCAGCGCGGCGCCGCCAACGACATCGCCCACGCGCCCGACGAGGAGATGCCGTCCCTGCAGGCCGGCCAGGCGCACCACGAGTGCGAGGCCGTGCCGCCCCACGACACCCTGCGCCTCGCCGCCCTGCCCGACTACACGCTGACGCTGCGCCGCTCCCCGGATGACATCCCGCTCATGACACCCAACACCATCACCATGATCCCCAACTCGCTGGTGGGGCTGCAGACCCTGCACCCCTACAACACCTTCGCCGCCGGTTTCAACAGCACGGGGCTCCCGCACTCACACTCCACCACCAGGGTATAG
- the NLGN3 gene encoding neuroligin-3 isoform X2 translates to MWLILWRSPLLPPVLQVPELVAGWDLRLTLWVLSFASAVVRMEGQVYSPTVNTHYGKLRGVRVPLPSEILGPVDQYLGVPYAAPPVGEKRFMPPEPPPSWSGIRNATHFSPVCPQNIHNAVPEIMLPIWFTSNLDIVATYIQDPNEDCLYLNIYIPTEDGASAKKQGEDLADNDGDEDEDIRDSGAKPVMVYIHGGSYMEGTGNMIDGSVLASYGNVIVITLNYRVGVLGFLSTGDQAAKGNYGLLDQIQALRWVSENIAFFGGDPLRITVFGSGIGASCVSLLTLSHHSEGLFQRAIIQSGSALSSWAVNYQPVKYTSMLADKVGCNVLDTVDMVDCLRQKSAKELVEQDIQPARYHVAFGPVIDGDVIPDDPEILMEQGEFLNYDIMLGVNQGEGLKFVEGVVDPEDGVSGSDFDYSVSNFVDNLYGYPEGKDTLRETIKFMYTDWADRDNPETRRKTLVALFTDHQWVEPSVVTADLHARYGSPTYFYAFYHHCQSLMKPAWSDAAHGDEVPYVFGIPMIGPTDLFPCNFSKNDVMLSAVVMTYWTNFAKTGDPNKPVPQDTKFIHTKANRFEEVAWSKYNPRDQLYLHIGLKPRVRDHYRATKVAFWKHLVPHLYNLHDMFHYTSTTTKVPPPDTTQNSHITRRPNGKIWTTKRPAISPAYNSENGKEKWSPEQEAGTLLESPRDYSTELSVTIAVGASLLFLNVLAFAALYYRKDKRRQDTHRQPSPQRGAANDIAHAPDEEMPSLQAGQAHHECEAVPPHDTLRLAALPDYTLTLRRSPDDIPLMTPNTITMIPNSLVGLQTLHPYNTFAAGFNSTGLPHSHSTTRV, encoded by the exons ATGTGGCTGATACTCTGGAGAAGCCCTCTCTTGCCCCCTGTTCTCCAAGTGCCTGAGCTGGTGGCCGGCTGGGACCTGCGTCTCACCCTCTGGGTCCTGAGCTTCGCCTCGGCGGTCGTGCGCATGGAGGGCCAGGTCTACTCTCCCACTGTCAACACTCACTATGGGAAGCTACGGGGGGTGCGTGTGCCACTACCCAGTGAGATTTTGGGACCCGTGGATCAGTACCTGGGGGTGCCTTACGCCGCTCCCCCGGTTGGGGAGAAGCGGTTCATGCCTCCAGAGCCACCTCCCTCCTGGTCAGGCATCAGGAATGCTACCCACTTCTCACCGGTCTGCCCCCAGAACATCCACAACGCTGTCCCTGAGATAATGCTGCCCATCTGGTTTACCTCCAACTTGGATATCGTGGCCACCTACATCCAGGACCCCAATGAGGACTGTCTGTACCTCAACATCTACATCCCCACGGAGGATG GAGCCAGCGCTAAGAAACAGGGAGAGGACTTAGCGGATAATGACGGGGATGAAGACGAAG ACATCCGGGACAGCGGGGCCAAGCCGGTGATGGTGTACATCCATGGTGGCTCCTACATGGAGGGCACGGGGAACATGATTGATGGCAGTGTCCTGGCCAGCTACGGGAACGTGATTGTCATCACTCTCAACTACCGCGTTGGAGTGCTCG GGTTCCTGAGCACAGGGGACCAGGCTGCCAAGGGTAACTATGGGCTGCTGGACCAGATCCAGGCGCTACGCTGGGTCAGCGAGAACATCGCCTTCTTCGGCGGCGATCCTTTGCGCATCACCGTCTTTGGTTCCGGCATCGGCGCCTCCTGCGTCAGCCTGCTCACCCTCTCCCACCACTCGGAAG GTCTCTTCCAGAGAGCCATCATCCAGAGCGGCTCCGCGCTCTCCAGCTGGGCGGTGAACTACCAGCCCGTCAAGTACACCAGCATGCTGGCGGACAAGGTGGGCTGCAACGTGCTGGACACGGTGGACATGGTGGACTGCCTGCGGCAGAAGAGTGCCAAGGAGCTGGTGGAACAAGACATCCAGCCGGCCCGCTACCACGTGGCCTTTGGGCCGGTCATCGACGGGGATGTGATCCCGGATGACCCAGAGATCCTGATGGAGCAGGGCGAGTTCCTCAATTACGACATCATGCTGGGTGTCAACCAAGGCGAGGGGCTGAAGTTCGTGGAGGGCGTGGTGGACCCCGAGGATGGCGTTTCGGGCAGCGACTTTGACTACTCGGTCTCCAACTTTGTAGACAATCTGTACGGTTACCCCGAGGGCAAGGACACCCTGCGAGAAACCATCAAGTTCATGTACACGGACTGGGCGGACAGGGACAACCCCGAGACGCGCCGCAAGACCCTGGTGGCCCTCTTCACCGACCACCAGTGGGTAGAGCCGTCGGTGGTGACAGCTGACCTGCACGCCCGCTACGGCTCCCCCACCTACTTCTACGCCTTCTACCACCACTGCCAGAGCCTGATGAAGCCCGCGTGGTCCGACGCGGCCCACGGGGATGAGGTGCCTTACGTGTTCGGGATCCCCATGATCGGCCCCACAGACCTCTTTCCCTGCAACTTCTCCAAGAACGACGTCATGCTCAGCGCCGTGGTGATGACCTACTGGACCAACTTTGCCAAGACAGG GGACCCCAACAAGCCCGTCCCCCAGGACACCAAGTTCATCCACACCAAGGCCAACAGGTTTGAGGAGGTGGCCTGGTCCAAGTACAACCCCCGCGACCAGCTGTACCTGCACATCGGGCTGAAGCCGCGGGTGCGCGACCACTACCGAGCCACCAAGGTGGCTTTCTGGAAGCACCTGGTCCCCCACCTGTACAACCTGCACGACATGTTCCACTacacctccaccaccaccaaagTGCCGCCGCCCGACACCACGCAGAACTCCCACATCACCCGCCGGCCCAACGGCAAGATCTGGACCACCAAGCGCCCCGCCATCTCACCCGCCTACAACAGCGAGAACGGGAAGGAGAAGTGGAGCCCGGAGCAGGAGGCGGGCACCCTGCTCGAGAGCCCCCGCGACTACTCCACCGAGCTGAGCGTCACCATCGCCGTGGGCGCCTCGCTCCTCTTCCTCAACGTCTTGGCCTTCGCCGCCCTCTACTACCGCAAGGACAAGCGGCGGCAGGACACGCACCGGCAGCCCAGCCCTCAGCGCGGCGCCGCCAACGACATCGCCCACGCGCCCGACGAGGAGATGCCGTCCCTGCAGGCCGGCCAGGCGCACCACGAGTGCGAGGCCGTGCCGCCCCACGACACCCTGCGCCTCGCCGCCCTGCCCGACTACACGCTGACGCTGCGCCGCTCCCCGGATGACATCCCGCTCATGACACCCAACACCATCACCATGATCCCCAACTCGCTGGTGGGGCTGCAGACCCTGCACCCCTACAACACCTTCGCCGCCGGTTTCAACAGCACGGGGCTCCCGCACTCACACTCCACCACCAGGGTATAG
- the NLGN3 gene encoding neuroligin-3 isoform X4, translating to MWLILWRSPLLPPVLQVPELVAGWDLRLTLWVLSFASAVVRMEGQVYSPTVNTHYGKLRGVRVPLPSEILGPVDQYLGVPYAAPPVGEKRFMPPEPPPSWSGIRNATHFSPVCPQNIHNAVPEIMLPIWFTSNLDIVATYIQDPNEDCLYLNIYIPTEDDIRDSGAKPVMVYIHGGSYMEGTGNMIDGSVLASYGNVIVITLNYRVGVLGFLSTGDQAAKGNYGLLDQIQALRWVSENIAFFGGDPLRITVFGSGIGASCVSLLTLSHHSEGLFQRAIIQSGSALSSWAVNYQPVKYTSMLADKVGCNVLDTVDMVDCLRQKSAKELVEQDIQPARYHVAFGPVIDGDVIPDDPEILMEQGEFLNYDIMLGVNQGEGLKFVEGVVDPEDGVSGSDFDYSVSNFVDNLYGYPEGKDTLRETIKFMYTDWADRDNPETRRKTLVALFTDHQWVEPSVVTADLHARYGSPTYFYAFYHHCQSLMKPAWSDAAHGDEVPYVFGIPMIGPTDLFPCNFSKNDVMLSAVVMTYWTNFAKTGDPNKPVPQDTKFIHTKANRFEEVAWSKYNPRDQLYLHIGLKPRVRDHYRATKVAFWKHLVPHLYNLHDMFHYTSTTTKVPPPDTTQNSHITRRPNGKIWTTKRPAISPAYNSENGKEKWSPEQEAGTLLESPRDYSTELSVTIAVGASLLFLNVLAFAALYYRKDKRRQDTHRQPSPQRGAANDIAHAPDEEMPSLQAGQAHHECEAVPPHDTLRLAALPDYTLTLRRSPDDIPLMTPNTITMIPNSLVGLQTLHPYNTFAAGFNSTGLPHSHSTTRV from the exons ATGTGGCTGATACTCTGGAGAAGCCCTCTCTTGCCCCCTGTTCTCCAAGTGCCTGAGCTGGTGGCCGGCTGGGACCTGCGTCTCACCCTCTGGGTCCTGAGCTTCGCCTCGGCGGTCGTGCGCATGGAGGGCCAGGTCTACTCTCCCACTGTCAACACTCACTATGGGAAGCTACGGGGGGTGCGTGTGCCACTACCCAGTGAGATTTTGGGACCCGTGGATCAGTACCTGGGGGTGCCTTACGCCGCTCCCCCGGTTGGGGAGAAGCGGTTCATGCCTCCAGAGCCACCTCCCTCCTGGTCAGGCATCAGGAATGCTACCCACTTCTCACCGGTCTGCCCCCAGAACATCCACAACGCTGTCCCTGAGATAATGCTGCCCATCTGGTTTACCTCCAACTTGGATATCGTGGCCACCTACATCCAGGACCCCAATGAGGACTGTCTGTACCTCAACATCTACATCCCCACGGAGGATG ACATCCGGGACAGCGGGGCCAAGCCGGTGATGGTGTACATCCATGGTGGCTCCTACATGGAGGGCACGGGGAACATGATTGATGGCAGTGTCCTGGCCAGCTACGGGAACGTGATTGTCATCACTCTCAACTACCGCGTTGGAGTGCTCG GGTTCCTGAGCACAGGGGACCAGGCTGCCAAGGGTAACTATGGGCTGCTGGACCAGATCCAGGCGCTACGCTGGGTCAGCGAGAACATCGCCTTCTTCGGCGGCGATCCTTTGCGCATCACCGTCTTTGGTTCCGGCATCGGCGCCTCCTGCGTCAGCCTGCTCACCCTCTCCCACCACTCGGAAG GTCTCTTCCAGAGAGCCATCATCCAGAGCGGCTCCGCGCTCTCCAGCTGGGCGGTGAACTACCAGCCCGTCAAGTACACCAGCATGCTGGCGGACAAGGTGGGCTGCAACGTGCTGGACACGGTGGACATGGTGGACTGCCTGCGGCAGAAGAGTGCCAAGGAGCTGGTGGAACAAGACATCCAGCCGGCCCGCTACCACGTGGCCTTTGGGCCGGTCATCGACGGGGATGTGATCCCGGATGACCCAGAGATCCTGATGGAGCAGGGCGAGTTCCTCAATTACGACATCATGCTGGGTGTCAACCAAGGCGAGGGGCTGAAGTTCGTGGAGGGCGTGGTGGACCCCGAGGATGGCGTTTCGGGCAGCGACTTTGACTACTCGGTCTCCAACTTTGTAGACAATCTGTACGGTTACCCCGAGGGCAAGGACACCCTGCGAGAAACCATCAAGTTCATGTACACGGACTGGGCGGACAGGGACAACCCCGAGACGCGCCGCAAGACCCTGGTGGCCCTCTTCACCGACCACCAGTGGGTAGAGCCGTCGGTGGTGACAGCTGACCTGCACGCCCGCTACGGCTCCCCCACCTACTTCTACGCCTTCTACCACCACTGCCAGAGCCTGATGAAGCCCGCGTGGTCCGACGCGGCCCACGGGGATGAGGTGCCTTACGTGTTCGGGATCCCCATGATCGGCCCCACAGACCTCTTTCCCTGCAACTTCTCCAAGAACGACGTCATGCTCAGCGCCGTGGTGATGACCTACTGGACCAACTTTGCCAAGACAGG GGACCCCAACAAGCCCGTCCCCCAGGACACCAAGTTCATCCACACCAAGGCCAACAGGTTTGAGGAGGTGGCCTGGTCCAAGTACAACCCCCGCGACCAGCTGTACCTGCACATCGGGCTGAAGCCGCGGGTGCGCGACCACTACCGAGCCACCAAGGTGGCTTTCTGGAAGCACCTGGTCCCCCACCTGTACAACCTGCACGACATGTTCCACTacacctccaccaccaccaaagTGCCGCCGCCCGACACCACGCAGAACTCCCACATCACCCGCCGGCCCAACGGCAAGATCTGGACCACCAAGCGCCCCGCCATCTCACCCGCCTACAACAGCGAGAACGGGAAGGAGAAGTGGAGCCCGGAGCAGGAGGCGGGCACCCTGCTCGAGAGCCCCCGCGACTACTCCACCGAGCTGAGCGTCACCATCGCCGTGGGCGCCTCGCTCCTCTTCCTCAACGTCTTGGCCTTCGCCGCCCTCTACTACCGCAAGGACAAGCGGCGGCAGGACACGCACCGGCAGCCCAGCCCTCAGCGCGGCGCCGCCAACGACATCGCCCACGCGCCCGACGAGGAGATGCCGTCCCTGCAGGCCGGCCAGGCGCACCACGAGTGCGAGGCCGTGCCGCCCCACGACACCCTGCGCCTCGCCGCCCTGCCCGACTACACGCTGACGCTGCGCCGCTCCCCGGATGACATCCCGCTCATGACACCCAACACCATCACCATGATCCCCAACTCGCTGGTGGGGCTGCAGACCCTGCACCCCTACAACACCTTCGCCGCCGGTTTCAACAGCACGGGGCTCCCGCACTCACACTCCACCACCAGGGTATAG
- the NLGN3 gene encoding neuroligin-3 isoform X3 has protein sequence MWLILWRSPLLPPVLQVPELVAGWDLRLTLWVLSFASAVVRMEGQVYSPTVNTHYGKLRGVRVPLPSEILGPVDQYLGVPYAAPPVGEKRFMPPEPPPSWSGIRNATHFSPVCPQNIHNAVPEIMLPIWFTSNLDIVATYIQDPNEDCLYLNIYIPTEDVKRISKECTRKPNKKICRKGDIRDSGAKPVMVYIHGGSYMEGTGNMIDGSVLASYGNVIVITLNYRVGVLGFLSTGDQAAKGNYGLLDQIQALRWVSENIAFFGGDPLRITVFGSGIGASCVSLLTLSHHSEGLFQRAIIQSGSALSSWAVNYQPVKYTSMLADKVGCNVLDTVDMVDCLRQKSAKELVEQDIQPARYHVAFGPVIDGDVIPDDPEILMEQGEFLNYDIMLGVNQGEGLKFVEGVVDPEDGVSGSDFDYSVSNFVDNLYGYPEGKDTLRETIKFMYTDWADRDNPETRRKTLVALFTDHQWVEPSVVTADLHARYGSPTYFYAFYHHCQSLMKPAWSDAAHGDEVPYVFGIPMIGPTDLFPCNFSKNDVMLSAVVMTYWTNFAKTGDPNKPVPQDTKFIHTKANRFEEVAWSKYNPRDQLYLHIGLKPRVRDHYRATKVAFWKHLVPHLYNLHDMFHYTSTTTKVPPPDTTQNSHITRRPNGKIWTTKRPAISPAYNSENGKEKWSPEQEAGTLLESPRDYSTELSVTIAVGASLLFLNVLAFAALYYRKDKRRQDTHRQPSPQRGAANDIAHAPDEEMPSLQAGQAHHECEAVPPHDTLRLAALPDYTLTLRRSPDDIPLMTPNTITMIPNSLVGLQTLHPYNTFAAGFNSTGLPHSHSTTRV, from the exons ATGTGGCTGATACTCTGGAGAAGCCCTCTCTTGCCCCCTGTTCTCCAAGTGCCTGAGCTGGTGGCCGGCTGGGACCTGCGTCTCACCCTCTGGGTCCTGAGCTTCGCCTCGGCGGTCGTGCGCATGGAGGGCCAGGTCTACTCTCCCACTGTCAACACTCACTATGGGAAGCTACGGGGGGTGCGTGTGCCACTACCCAGTGAGATTTTGGGACCCGTGGATCAGTACCTGGGGGTGCCTTACGCCGCTCCCCCGGTTGGGGAGAAGCGGTTCATGCCTCCAGAGCCACCTCCCTCCTGGTCAGGCATCAGGAATGCTACCCACTTCTCACCGGTCTGCCCCCAGAACATCCACAACGCTGTCCCTGAGATAATGCTGCCCATCTGGTTTACCTCCAACTTGGATATCGTGGCCACCTACATCCAGGACCCCAATGAGGACTGTCTGTACCTCAACATCTACATCCCCACGGAGGATG TAAAACGGATTTCCAAGGAATGCACCCGAAAGCCCAACAAGAAAATATGTAGGAAAGGAG ACATCCGGGACAGCGGGGCCAAGCCGGTGATGGTGTACATCCATGGTGGCTCCTACATGGAGGGCACGGGGAACATGATTGATGGCAGTGTCCTGGCCAGCTACGGGAACGTGATTGTCATCACTCTCAACTACCGCGTTGGAGTGCTCG GGTTCCTGAGCACAGGGGACCAGGCTGCCAAGGGTAACTATGGGCTGCTGGACCAGATCCAGGCGCTACGCTGGGTCAGCGAGAACATCGCCTTCTTCGGCGGCGATCCTTTGCGCATCACCGTCTTTGGTTCCGGCATCGGCGCCTCCTGCGTCAGCCTGCTCACCCTCTCCCACCACTCGGAAG GTCTCTTCCAGAGAGCCATCATCCAGAGCGGCTCCGCGCTCTCCAGCTGGGCGGTGAACTACCAGCCCGTCAAGTACACCAGCATGCTGGCGGACAAGGTGGGCTGCAACGTGCTGGACACGGTGGACATGGTGGACTGCCTGCGGCAGAAGAGTGCCAAGGAGCTGGTGGAACAAGACATCCAGCCGGCCCGCTACCACGTGGCCTTTGGGCCGGTCATCGACGGGGATGTGATCCCGGATGACCCAGAGATCCTGATGGAGCAGGGCGAGTTCCTCAATTACGACATCATGCTGGGTGTCAACCAAGGCGAGGGGCTGAAGTTCGTGGAGGGCGTGGTGGACCCCGAGGATGGCGTTTCGGGCAGCGACTTTGACTACTCGGTCTCCAACTTTGTAGACAATCTGTACGGTTACCCCGAGGGCAAGGACACCCTGCGAGAAACCATCAAGTTCATGTACACGGACTGGGCGGACAGGGACAACCCCGAGACGCGCCGCAAGACCCTGGTGGCCCTCTTCACCGACCACCAGTGGGTAGAGCCGTCGGTGGTGACAGCTGACCTGCACGCCCGCTACGGCTCCCCCACCTACTTCTACGCCTTCTACCACCACTGCCAGAGCCTGATGAAGCCCGCGTGGTCCGACGCGGCCCACGGGGATGAGGTGCCTTACGTGTTCGGGATCCCCATGATCGGCCCCACAGACCTCTTTCCCTGCAACTTCTCCAAGAACGACGTCATGCTCAGCGCCGTGGTGATGACCTACTGGACCAACTTTGCCAAGACAGG GGACCCCAACAAGCCCGTCCCCCAGGACACCAAGTTCATCCACACCAAGGCCAACAGGTTTGAGGAGGTGGCCTGGTCCAAGTACAACCCCCGCGACCAGCTGTACCTGCACATCGGGCTGAAGCCGCGGGTGCGCGACCACTACCGAGCCACCAAGGTGGCTTTCTGGAAGCACCTGGTCCCCCACCTGTACAACCTGCACGACATGTTCCACTacacctccaccaccaccaaagTGCCGCCGCCCGACACCACGCAGAACTCCCACATCACCCGCCGGCCCAACGGCAAGATCTGGACCACCAAGCGCCCCGCCATCTCACCCGCCTACAACAGCGAGAACGGGAAGGAGAAGTGGAGCCCGGAGCAGGAGGCGGGCACCCTGCTCGAGAGCCCCCGCGACTACTCCACCGAGCTGAGCGTCACCATCGCCGTGGGCGCCTCGCTCCTCTTCCTCAACGTCTTGGCCTTCGCCGCCCTCTACTACCGCAAGGACAAGCGGCGGCAGGACACGCACCGGCAGCCCAGCCCTCAGCGCGGCGCCGCCAACGACATCGCCCACGCGCCCGACGAGGAGATGCCGTCCCTGCAGGCCGGCCAGGCGCACCACGAGTGCGAGGCCGTGCCGCCCCACGACACCCTGCGCCTCGCCGCCCTGCCCGACTACACGCTGACGCTGCGCCGCTCCCCGGATGACATCCCGCTCATGACACCCAACACCATCACCATGATCCCCAACTCGCTGGTGGGGCTGCAGACCCTGCACCCCTACAACACCTTCGCCGCCGGTTTCAACAGCACGGGGCTCCCGCACTCACACTCCACCACCAGGGTATAG